A single genomic interval of Spinacia oleracea cultivar Varoflay chromosome 6, BTI_SOV_V1, whole genome shotgun sequence harbors:
- the LOC110787551 gene encoding glutathione transferase GST 23-like codes for MEEVRLLGVWSSVYCHRVIWALKLKGVDYDYIEEDLANKSNDLIRYNPVHQRIPVFLHNGKPIVESIIILEYINEIWPQNPLLPADPYEKAKARFWAKFLEDKSPTFYTYFRAVGEEQEKLANEAKELLRIIEEKGLGENNFFGGNQIGLTDLCLGWIACWLELMQEAAGIKLLESDNLPRLLAWSERFKQVPEIKECLPDRVKMLAYFRKLRERFTAP; via the exons ATGGAGGAGGTGAGACTGCTGGGAGTTTGGTCTAGTGTTTACTGTCACAGAGTTATCTGGGCTCTAAAACTCAAGGGAGTCGACTATGATTATATCGAAGAAGATTTAGCAAACAAGAGCAATGATCTTATACGATATAATCCAGTGCATCAGAGGATACCAGTCTTTCTTCATAATGGAAAACCTATTGTGGAATCCATTATTATTCTTGAGTATATCAATGAGATTTGGCCTCAGAATCCACTGCTTCCAGCTGACCCTTATGAGAAGGCCAAAGCACGATTTTGGGCAAAATTTCTAGAAGATAAG AGCCCGACCTTCTATACTTATTTCCGAGCTGTCGGGGAAGAGCAAGAGAAGCTGGCAAATGAAGCTAAAGAATTGCTTCGAATAATAGAAGAGAAAGGATTAGGAGAAAACAATTTTTTTGGTGGGAATCAAATTGGGCTAACTGATCTATGCTTGGGATGGATTGCTTGCTGGCTGGAATTAATGCAAGAAGCAGCGGGAATCAAACTACTGGAATCTGATAACCTTCCCAGGTTGCTGGCTTGGAGCGAGAGATTTAAACAAGTCCCAGAGATCAAAGAGTGCCTACCAGATAGGGTTAAGATGCTGGCCTACTTCCGAAAGTTAAGAGAGAGATTTACTGCACCCTGA
- the LOC110787552 gene encoding monothiol glutaredoxin-S10, giving the protein MAGTCHITKGICSFPLSSPRTCLLFNSPVFFSDFLTCKPRINAKSLALKFNCTRNFNFNSNFIEGPKLVRAMSSSSSSSSSSSSFGSRLEETVKKTITENPVVVYSKSWCSYSSEVKSLFKRLGVEPFVIELDALGAQGPQLQKLLERLTGQHTVPNVFIGGKHIGGCSETVKLYHKGELQPLLAEATAKTS; this is encoded by the exons ATGGCAGGAACCTGTCATATTACAAAGGGCATCTGTTcatttcctctctcctctcctcgcACATGTCTTCTCTTCAATTCCCCTGTCTTTTTCTCCGATTTCCTAACTTGTAAACCTCGAATCAACGCCAAAAGCCTTGCTCTAAAATTCAATTGTACGAGAAATTTCAACTTCAATTCCAATTTTATAGAAGGCCCCAAATTGGTTCGCGCCATGTCTTCGTCGTCGTCTTCTTCATCATCGTCATCTTCCTTTGGGTCGCGACTCGAGGAAACTGTGAAGAAGACAATTACCGAAAACCCAGTTGTTGTTTACTCTAAATCATGGTGTTC GTATTCGTCTGAGGTGAAATCGTTGTTCAAAAGGCTTGGAGTGGAACCATTTGTTATAGAATTGGATGCATTGG GTGCTCAAGGGCCTCAACTGCAGAAGCTTCTGGAGAGGCTTACTGGTCAACACACTGTCCCAAATGTTTTCATTG GGGGCAAGCACATTGGCGGTTGTTCTG AGACTGTGAAGCTTTACCATAAAGGAGAACTTCAACCACTGCTTGCTGAAGCAACTGCCAAAACATCATAG